The following proteins are encoded in a genomic region of Xanthocytophaga agilis:
- a CDS encoding DegT/DnrJ/EryC1/StrS family aminotransferase, whose translation MINVTKAYLPPLEEYIEYLKGIWERVHLTNHGPLVIELEQRLKDYLGVKHLFFVNNGTIALQIAIKALDLKGKVITTPFSYVATTSSLVWENCEPIFVDIEPDYLCLNPDLIEHAITSDTSAILATHVYGNLCDVEVIEEIARRNNLKVIYDAAHAFGVKYKNTSVLNFGDISTLSFHATKIFHTVEGGAIVTNSDELADKISYMRNFGHNGQEAFWGVGINGKNSEFHAAMGLCVLPQFANILRSRKDMYEYYINALQEVNLKLLTIRNNTDYNYAYFPVIFSSEEDLLQVRKTLNEANIFPRRYFYPSLNNLPYLTYQATPIAEELSKKVLCLPFHTEITMEEINQITSLIKKTILC comes from the coding sequence ATGATTAATGTTACAAAGGCTTATCTTCCTCCTCTGGAAGAGTATATCGAGTACCTGAAAGGTATTTGGGAAAGGGTACATCTTACAAATCATGGTCCTTTAGTTATAGAGCTTGAACAAAGATTAAAAGACTATTTGGGAGTAAAACATTTGTTCTTTGTAAATAATGGTACAATTGCATTACAAATAGCTATTAAAGCACTGGATTTAAAAGGAAAAGTTATTACAACACCTTTTTCATATGTAGCAACGACCTCTTCATTAGTTTGGGAAAACTGTGAGCCTATTTTTGTAGATATTGAACCAGATTATCTTTGTTTAAATCCAGATCTCATAGAACACGCTATTACATCTGATACCTCCGCCATCCTAGCAACACATGTATATGGCAATCTATGTGATGTTGAAGTCATTGAAGAAATAGCCAGAAGAAATAATCTCAAGGTCATCTATGATGCAGCACATGCATTTGGTGTAAAATATAAAAATACATCTGTATTAAATTTTGGAGATATATCAACCTTGAGTTTTCATGCAACCAAAATCTTTCACACTGTAGAAGGTGGTGCTATAGTAACAAATAGCGATGAGTTGGCAGACAAAATTAGCTATATGCGTAATTTTGGACACAATGGGCAGGAAGCGTTCTGGGGTGTAGGAATAAATGGCAAGAATTCTGAATTTCATGCAGCAATGGGGTTATGTGTATTACCACAGTTTGCCAATATCTTAAGAAGTCGAAAAGACATGTATGAATATTATATCAATGCATTGCAAGAAGTTAATCTAAAGCTTCTTACTATTCGAAACAATACAGATTATAATTATGCATATTTTCCTGTCATTTTTTCTAGTGAAGAAGACCTTCTCCAAGTTCGTAAAACTTTAAATGAGGCAAATATTTTCCCAAGAAGATACTTTTATCCTTCATTAAACAACTTGCCTTACTTAACTTATCAAGCTACTCCTATAGCAGAGGAATTGTCTAAAAAAGTTCTTTGCTTACCCTTTCACACAGAAATTACAATGGAGGAAATAAATCAGATTACATCTTTAATCAAAAAGACAATACTATGTTAA
- a CDS encoding FkbM family methyltransferase, with the protein MKFITAFTNELLLNMYNNFEDNFDTYRFTKQNHSVKENFIRKQVKEYLNKKNYFKVDKKNDSIISTIQSLDPYFEGLEYLYNILNSEASKALLTKIIAYRILGFQKVKLPVNNSNYWNYLISIDNLAQKNDFVKINFLNWNLYKYNLESIGFPIQLYYNTMGILIDFVIKQYEYSEGSFLIKAEENDVVIDAGGCWGDTALYFANEVGSKGHVYTIEFIPSNIELLYKNLQLNPSLEKRITVVPNPLWSTSNEQIYYIDNGPGSRVDFNSLGENNETTQTITIDEIVQKNKITKVDYIKMDIEGVELSALYGAKDTICKFKPKLAIAIYHSLDDFFSIPNYLESLNLGYKFYLGHYTIHAEETVLFAIV; encoded by the coding sequence ATGAAATTTATAACTGCTTTCACTAATGAGCTATTATTAAATATGTATAATAACTTTGAGGATAATTTTGATACTTATCGTTTCACTAAACAAAATCATTCTGTTAAAGAAAATTTTATCAGAAAACAAGTTAAAGAATATCTGAATAAGAAAAATTATTTTAAAGTTGATAAGAAAAATGATTCTATAATATCAACTATACAATCTTTAGATCCCTATTTTGAAGGATTAGAATATCTATATAATATCTTAAATTCTGAAGCGTCTAAGGCTTTGCTAACAAAAATTATTGCTTACAGAATTCTTGGATTTCAAAAAGTAAAGCTTCCTGTAAATAATTCAAACTATTGGAATTATCTTATCTCAATTGATAACCTAGCACAGAAAAACGATTTTGTTAAAATTAATTTTTTAAACTGGAATTTATATAAATATAACTTAGAATCTATTGGCTTTCCTATTCAACTTTATTATAACACAATGGGTATCCTAATAGATTTTGTAATAAAACAATATGAATACAGTGAAGGCTCTTTTTTAATAAAAGCAGAGGAAAATGATGTTGTTATTGATGCAGGCGGTTGTTGGGGAGATACAGCATTATATTTTGCCAATGAAGTTGGGAGCAAAGGTCATGTCTATACAATTGAATTTATTCCAAGTAATATAGAACTTTTATATAAAAATTTGCAGTTAAATCCAAGTCTCGAGAAACGGATTACAGTTGTTCCCAACCCTTTATGGAGTACATCAAATGAGCAAATATATTACATTGACAATGGGCCAGGAAGCCGTGTTGATTTTAACTCCTTAGGAGAAAATAATGAAACAACACAAACTATTACAATTGACGAAATTGTCCAAAAAAATAAAATCACAAAGGTTGATTATATAAAAATGGATATTGAAGGTGTAGAGTTATCTGCTTTATATGGAGCTAAAGACACAATATGTAAATTTAAGCCTAAACTTGCAATAGCCATTTATCATTCACTGGATGATTTTTTCAGCATTCCTAACTATTTAGAGTCCTTGAACTTGGGATATAAATTCTATTTAGGCCATTACACCATTCATGCAGAAGAAACTGTTTTATTTGCTATAGTATAG
- a CDS encoding ABC transporter ATP-binding protein translates to MSDIAIKVENLSKLYQIGAQKSGSLRDSLTKKWNQLRGSQKSLPTQDFWALEDISFEINKGEAVGLIGKNGAGKSTLLKILSRITEPAKGRIEINGRVASLLEVGTGFHPELSGRENVYLNGTILGMTRKEIKAKFDEIVEFSGVSKFIDTPVKFYSSGMYVRLAFAVAAHLEPEILIIDEVLAVGDAEFQKKCLGKMGEVAGQGRTVLFVSHNMTAVKALCSKGIVIQRGKIGYIGSASNAINHYLKDEALEKLSIETPVGNEVVSIEKFQLIPKYVDNIEKIDVRTPLHISIKFEILQSDIYINLSSHLYTIEGETIFAVASDSQNLEKGFYEAILTIPGNLLNDGNYMLDLMVVKDKSVVVYHLKEGLKFEVHDYREETFWHQKWPGIIRPSLPFTIQYLQKELL, encoded by the coding sequence ATGTCCGACATTGCGATAAAAGTAGAAAACCTCTCTAAGCTATACCAGATTGGAGCACAAAAAAGCGGTTCACTTAGAGATAGTCTTACAAAGAAATGGAATCAATTGAGAGGATCCCAAAAAAGCTTACCAACTCAAGACTTTTGGGCGTTAGAAGATATATCCTTTGAAATAAATAAAGGTGAAGCTGTTGGATTGATTGGAAAAAATGGGGCTGGAAAAAGTACCTTACTTAAAATACTTTCTCGTATTACTGAACCAGCAAAGGGCAGAATTGAAATCAATGGTCGTGTTGCTTCTTTACTAGAAGTTGGAACAGGTTTCCATCCTGAATTGTCAGGAAGAGAAAATGTTTACTTAAATGGAACAATTTTAGGAATGACCCGGAAGGAAATCAAAGCTAAATTTGATGAAATTGTAGAATTTTCAGGTGTATCCAAATTTATAGATACCCCTGTGAAATTTTATAGTAGTGGTATGTATGTCCGTTTAGCCTTTGCTGTAGCTGCACATCTTGAACCCGAAATTTTAATCATTGATGAAGTACTTGCCGTAGGAGATGCCGAATTTCAAAAAAAATGTCTGGGTAAAATGGGTGAAGTTGCAGGACAAGGACGTACAGTTCTTTTTGTAAGCCATAATATGACAGCAGTAAAAGCTTTATGCTCAAAAGGTATTGTTATTCAAAGAGGTAAGATAGGTTATATAGGTTCAGCAAGTAATGCAATAAACCATTATCTAAAAGATGAAGCATTGGAAAAACTTTCAATAGAAACTCCAGTTGGAAACGAAGTTGTCTCTATTGAAAAATTTCAACTTATACCTAAATATGTAGATAATATAGAAAAAATTGATGTGCGTACACCTTTACACATCTCCATTAAATTTGAGATTTTACAATCAGATATTTATATCAATCTTAGCTCTCATCTGTATACTATTGAAGGAGAAACGATTTTTGCTGTTGCCAGTGATAGTCAAAACCTAGAAAAAGGCTTTTATGAAGCCATTCTGACAATACCAGGAAATTTACTGAATGATGGTAACTATATGTTGGATCTCATGGTTGTTAAAGATAAATCTGTAGTTGTATATCATTTAAAGGAAGGTCTAAAGTTTGAAGTTCACGATTATAGAGAAGAAACATTCTGGCATCAAAAGTGGCCAGGTATTATACGCCCTAGCTTACCTTTCACAATACAATATTTACAAAAAGAGCTATTATAG
- a CDS encoding ABC transporter permease translates to MSKLIIDANRSNFSINFKELIAYRDLFFILAYRDLRVRYAQTFLGVLWAVIQPLFTLIIFTVVFGKAVGISKSIPSDIPYALYAACGMSAWTYFSVVMNQAGNSIIGAQGMIQKIYFPRLIIPLSKALVGFVDFGVGLLFVLILMLWYGITPSENILFLPFYIFMTILTALSVGIWLSALTIRYRDFQQIVPFMVQFGLYATPIAYPTTLINTDYQWLFYLNPMAAIVEGFRWSLLGTDPPNFYSFISFGLSTGLFISALYYFRRVERVMADIV, encoded by the coding sequence ATGTCGAAGCTTATTATTGATGCCAATCGAAGTAATTTCAGCATAAACTTTAAAGAGTTAATTGCTTACAGAGATCTTTTTTTCATTCTGGCATATCGCGATTTACGTGTACGTTACGCTCAAACTTTTTTAGGTGTTTTATGGGCTGTTATTCAACCTCTTTTTACTCTTATTATTTTTACAGTAGTATTTGGAAAAGCGGTTGGTATTTCCAAAAGTATTCCATCTGATATACCTTATGCGTTATATGCAGCCTGTGGGATGAGTGCATGGACATATTTTTCTGTTGTAATGAACCAGGCAGGCAATTCTATTATTGGCGCACAGGGAATGATTCAGAAAATTTATTTTCCTCGTCTTATTATTCCACTATCAAAGGCTTTGGTAGGTTTTGTAGATTTTGGAGTTGGTTTGTTATTTGTATTAATATTAATGCTTTGGTATGGAATCACTCCTTCTGAAAATATTCTATTTCTTCCATTTTATATTTTCATGACTATTCTTACGGCTTTATCTGTAGGAATTTGGCTTAGTGCTCTTACTATCCGCTATCGAGATTTTCAACAAATTGTTCCTTTTATGGTTCAGTTCGGCTTATATGCAACTCCTATTGCTTACCCCACAACTTTAATCAATACTGATTATCAATGGTTATTTTATTTGAACCCAATGGCTGCAATAGTTGAAGGTTTTCGCTGGTCATTATTAGGTACAGATCCTCCAAATTTTTATTCCTTTATTTCATTTGGACTATCTACAGGATTATTCATATCAGCCTTATATTATTTTCGTCGAGTTGAAAGAGTTATGGCTGACATTGTTTAG
- a CDS encoding PKD domain-containing protein, protein MKLFTLSKPWQVFVVWIAFFFAISTSKAQCPRPSFTLPDTVCIGENITISNTSTGATLYSWDFCNGDLKKVPTYKLVTALPSLSSLALGITTVKDGANWYSFVTDFEYNTIIRLDYGNNLNNTPTINNLGNPGGLLSLPDQMKLIKIGNEWFGIVGDLTTSSSNTEDIVRLYFGDKLTNIPTASYITSLHGLLEIPRGLEIVNDNGEYISVILNHKSNTFTIVNFGNTLANNPTNDKIIVTSPVQDVPQGSGIMKVSIKRYCNKWIGVAASFNNKLFLLEFGERLFSSPRVTEITNASPFGTALTSVSLVVDESNIHAIVTQFDTQVIDFNFGQDIQNTPSIKRIFNFEATEIAGPDIVSENSETFFIGLRYTDKEVVKAVYSDCNASITSSELAIPSVISYSQSGWQKIMLTSTDNQNGVSYYTDSVFVRPLIDSDFKVSNQCVNQAVTFTAAGAVEGNTIVSYFWDFGDGQTSTQNPVQHIYATAKDYPVSLTLRDLCNKTYKTTKSVKIYQSSTADIELPTTSCSYQTLQFKDASTVIDDPIVKWEWKFSDNTTSTEQNPVHKFTSSGTQTVSLTITGQSGCQTNVIKSILLQEGANIAFSFSQACLGNKTQFVDETTFGSGTNLVSRSWDFGDNSTPSTEQNPSHTYSQIGTYLVTLTIENSTGCSVALTKSVTIYSLPTPVFSTALACAGEATQFTDESIANNGSIQQWDWNFGDSQSAENSSTSPNPIHAFTSAGTYQVKLKVTNSFGCIDSLTKSITVIASPVANFTAQSNCNTREVIFTNTSQPPSGGSIISWYWDFGDNSTPSTEQNPSHTYSQIGTYTVQLTVTSASRCTNTLTKTVAAGGVGISISPDTTVCANTTVVFKSDIISTNDPVTTWRWNFGTLGEFVVEQPSITIPKTLTSLTVNLTVTTSSGCTSSLSKTIPVLPSSNSIFTYNQSSTDPLTISFINQSTNASQYVWDFGDNIKSTEMSPIHTYSQPGIYEVILTSFHQNGCEAVVTQKIPLNISTINNLLIFPNPISKDLLSNVKVGFSLSEKRPVYFEIYTTTGALIQKTTLTNTQINFNAFTLLEIFPSLSVTNKGMYLLILRYGDSVQVQKFIVQ, encoded by the coding sequence ATGAAGCTCTTTACTCTTAGCAAGCCATGGCAGGTTTTTGTTGTCTGGATTGCATTTTTCTTTGCAATTTCAACTAGCAAAGCCCAATGTCCTCGGCCAAGCTTTACTTTACCAGATACAGTTTGCATAGGAGAAAATATAACTATCAGTAACACATCAACAGGAGCAACCCTTTATTCATGGGATTTTTGTAATGGTGATCTTAAAAAAGTACCAACATATAAACTTGTAACTGCTCTACCATCTCTCAGTAGTTTGGCACTTGGAATAACTACTGTAAAAGATGGAGCTAACTGGTATAGTTTTGTTACAGACTTTGAGTATAATACTATTATAAGATTAGATTATGGCAACAATCTAAATAACACGCCGACAATTAATAATTTGGGTAATCCAGGTGGACTTTTATCACTTCCAGATCAAATGAAACTTATCAAAATTGGCAATGAATGGTTTGGTATTGTAGGTGATTTAACCACAAGTTCTTCAAATACAGAGGATATTGTACGTTTATATTTTGGAGATAAGCTTACTAATATCCCAACTGCCAGCTATATAACAAGTTTGCATGGCTTACTCGAAATTCCAAGAGGATTAGAAATTGTCAATGATAATGGTGAATATATCTCTGTTATACTAAACCATAAGAGCAATACTTTTACTATCGTAAACTTTGGGAATACGCTTGCTAATAACCCAACAAATGATAAAATCATTGTTACAAGCCCTGTTCAAGATGTCCCTCAAGGTTCTGGCATTATGAAAGTTTCCATTAAAAGATATTGCAATAAATGGATTGGAGTAGCAGCATCATTTAATAATAAATTATTCTTACTGGAATTTGGAGAGCGTCTTTTTTCTTCACCTAGGGTAACAGAAATTACTAACGCATCTCCATTTGGAACAGCCCTTACTTCTGTTTCGTTAGTGGTCGATGAATCAAATATCCATGCAATTGTTACTCAATTTGATACTCAGGTTATAGATTTTAATTTTGGGCAGGATATTCAAAATACACCTTCTATAAAAAGAATTTTCAACTTTGAAGCAACAGAAATAGCAGGACCGGATATTGTGAGCGAGAATTCAGAGACATTTTTTATTGGTCTAAGATATACAGACAAGGAAGTTGTAAAAGCAGTATATTCAGACTGTAATGCTTCTATAACTAGCTCAGAATTAGCCATTCCATCCGTCATATCTTATAGTCAAAGTGGATGGCAAAAGATTATGCTTACTTCAACAGATAATCAAAATGGTGTATCCTATTATACAGATTCTGTTTTTGTCAGACCTCTTATAGATTCTGATTTCAAAGTAAGCAATCAATGTGTAAATCAAGCAGTGACATTTACAGCTGCGGGGGCTGTAGAGGGAAATACAATAGTATCTTATTTTTGGGACTTTGGAGATGGTCAAACTTCTACTCAAAATCCAGTACAGCATATTTATGCAACTGCCAAAGATTATCCTGTTTCACTCACACTTCGGGATTTGTGCAATAAAACCTATAAAACTACTAAATCTGTTAAGATTTATCAATCTTCTACAGCTGATATAGAATTACCTACTACTTCTTGTTCATATCAAACCTTACAGTTTAAAGATGCATCCACAGTCATTGATGATCCGATAGTAAAATGGGAGTGGAAATTTAGTGATAATACAACTTCTACAGAACAAAATCCAGTCCATAAGTTTACATCTTCTGGCACACAAACAGTATCCTTAACTATTACAGGACAAAGCGGGTGCCAAACAAATGTTATCAAATCTATACTATTACAAGAGGGTGCTAATATAGCTTTTTCATTTAGTCAAGCATGTTTAGGAAACAAAACACAATTTGTTGATGAAACTACTTTTGGGAGTGGAACAAATCTGGTTTCACGTAGCTGGGATTTTGGAGATAATAGCACACCCTCCACAGAGCAAAATCCATCTCATACATATTCTCAAATTGGTACTTATCTGGTTACATTAACTATTGAGAATAGTACGGGTTGTAGTGTAGCTTTAACAAAATCTGTTACCATTTATTCATTGCCTACACCTGTTTTCTCTACTGCCCTTGCTTGTGCAGGAGAGGCGACACAATTTACAGATGAAAGTATAGCTAATAATGGGTCGATTCAACAATGGGACTGGAACTTTGGAGATTCTCAAAGTGCTGAAAATAGCTCTACAAGTCCTAATCCTATTCATGCTTTCACAAGTGCAGGAACCTATCAGGTAAAATTAAAAGTAACAAATTCTTTTGGCTGTATAGATTCACTTACCAAGTCTATAACAGTTATTGCATCTCCTGTCGCCAATTTTACTGCTCAATCCAATTGTAATACACGTGAAGTTATATTTACCAATACATCACAGCCACCTTCAGGAGGCAGTATAATATCTTGGTATTGGGATTTTGGAGATAATAGCACACCCTCCACAGAGCAAAATCCATCTCATACGTATTCTCAAATTGGTACTTACACTGTGCAGTTGACTGTAACGTCTGCATCACGGTGTACCAATACATTAACAAAGACTGTTGCAGCAGGAGGAGTTGGTATAAGCATTAGTCCTGATACAACAGTATGTGCCAATACTACTGTTGTATTTAAATCTGATATTATTTCTACAAATGACCCTGTTACTACCTGGAGATGGAACTTTGGCACTTTGGGTGAATTTGTAGTAGAACAACCCTCCATAACTATACCAAAGACCTTAACATCTTTGACTGTAAATTTAACAGTTACTACTTCTTCTGGTTGCACCAGCAGCCTTTCTAAAACTATTCCGGTTTTACCCTCATCCAACTCGATCTTTACATATAACCAATCTTCCACAGACCCATTAACAATCTCTTTTATAAACCAATCTACCAATGCCAGCCAGTATGTATGGGACTTTGGAGATAATATAAAAAGCACAGAAATGAGCCCCATACATACTTATTCACAACCAGGAATTTATGAAGTAATACTAACTTCTTTTCATCAAAATGGGTGTGAGGCTGTAGTTACTCAAAAAATACCACTTAATATTTCCACTATCAACAATTTACTAATATTTCCGAACCCTATTAGTAAAGACCTCTTATCTAATGTAAAAGTAGGCTTTTCACTTTCTGAAAAACGACCTGTCTATTTTGAAATATATACTACAACAGGAGCTCTGATTCAGAAAACAACCTTGACAAATACTCAAATAAATTTTAATGCTTTTACATTGTTAGAGATTTTTCCGAGTCTTTCTGTCACAAATAAAGGAATGTATTTATTGATATTACGTTATGGTGATTCTGTACAAGTACAGAAATTTATTGTTCAGTAG
- the fcl gene encoding GDP-L-fucose synthase — MEKNAKIYVAGHRGMVGSAIVRKLKAEGYNNLVTRVSSELDLRNQAAVRQFFEDEKPDYVFLAAAKVGGIHANNTYRADFIYDNMMIQNNIIHESYRNGVKKLLFLGSSCIYPKMAPQPLREDYLLTGELEPTNEPYAIAKIAGIKMCDAYRSQYGCNFISVMPTNLYGPNDNYDLNNSHVLPALIRKFHEAKINGAPTVEVWGSGSPRREFLHADDLAAACFYLMETYNEPGLVNIGTGEDISIKELAELVQKTIGYEGQIVWNTSKPDGTPRKLMDVSKLASFGWKYSISLEDGLRRVYQEYSEAVTA; from the coding sequence TTGGAAAAGAACGCTAAAATTTACGTTGCTGGTCACCGTGGTATGGTAGGTTCAGCTATTGTCAGAAAGCTAAAAGCTGAAGGCTATAACAATCTGGTTACTCGTGTATCTTCTGAGTTGGATTTGCGTAACCAGGCAGCAGTACGCCAGTTTTTTGAAGATGAGAAACCAGATTATGTATTTCTGGCAGCTGCAAAAGTAGGAGGTATTCATGCCAACAACACGTATCGGGCTGATTTCATCTATGATAATATGATGATTCAAAACAACATCATTCATGAGTCTTACCGCAATGGTGTTAAGAAGCTTTTATTTTTAGGATCTTCTTGTATCTATCCTAAAATGGCACCTCAACCTTTAAGAGAAGACTATCTTTTAACAGGCGAACTAGAGCCAACCAATGAGCCTTATGCAATTGCTAAAATAGCAGGTATTAAGATGTGTGATGCTTATCGTAGTCAATATGGCTGTAATTTTATCTCTGTAATGCCTACCAACCTATATGGTCCTAATGATAATTATGATCTGAATAACTCACACGTTTTACCAGCATTGATTCGTAAGTTTCATGAAGCAAAAATAAACGGTGCACCTACTGTAGAAGTATGGGGAAGTGGCTCTCCTCGCCGTGAATTCTTACATGCAGATGATCTTGCTGCGGCTTGTTTTTATTTAATGGAAACGTACAATGAACCAGGTCTGGTAAACATTGGTACAGGAGAAGATATCAGTATAAAGGAACTGGCTGAACTGGTTCAAAAAACTATAGGATATGAAGGCCAGATTGTATGGAATACTTCTAAGCCAGATGGAACGCCCCGCAAACTAATGGATGTAAGCAAACTAGCAAGTTTTGGATGGAAGTATAGCATTAGCTTGGAAGACGGTTTACGTCGTGTGTATCAGGAATATTCAGAAGCTGTAACAGCCTGA
- a CDS encoding ComEA family DNA-binding protein: MRKQYVRLQQFLGFTRKETNGFLILSGLMLLAILAMFLIPVLWPTSTYDPVTDKRQLDSLVALLDTTTQPVFQRVDTKQKETIIVQKLFNFNPNTISVTQWQQLGVPEFLATRISKYKNKGGVFHIKSDLKKIYDFPPVLYEQLYPYIQLPESMDRKMAEHFPEKKNDYKTDRYSIKKETAIARFDLNMADTNQLMAIKGIGPALSKRIIKYRDALGGFRALEQVHEVYGLDSLVVHELLKYAYLSERIPVKTLRINTASVEEIDAHPYISPKLAKIIVAYRQQHGAYHSVADLEKIKILDQTTLQKIIPYVSFE; the protein is encoded by the coding sequence ATGAGAAAACAATACGTAAGACTGCAACAATTTTTAGGTTTTACACGAAAAGAAACAAATGGTTTTTTGATCCTTTCCGGATTAATGTTGCTGGCTATTCTTGCCATGTTTCTGATACCAGTTCTATGGCCTACTTCTACATATGATCCTGTTACTGATAAAAGACAATTAGATAGTTTGGTAGCTTTATTAGATACAACTACCCAGCCTGTTTTTCAGAGAGTAGATACTAAACAAAAAGAAACAATTATTGTTCAAAAGCTTTTTAACTTTAACCCAAATACAATTTCTGTTACACAATGGCAACAATTGGGTGTTCCTGAATTTCTGGCTACCCGAATCTCAAAATATAAAAATAAGGGAGGTGTTTTTCATATTAAGAGTGATCTGAAAAAAATCTATGACTTCCCTCCTGTTCTTTATGAGCAGCTTTATCCATATATTCAGTTGCCTGAAAGTATGGATAGAAAAATGGCTGAACACTTTCCCGAAAAGAAAAATGATTACAAAACAGATCGATATTCAATAAAGAAAGAAACAGCTATTGCCAGGTTTGACCTTAATATGGCAGATACAAATCAGTTAATGGCGATTAAAGGTATAGGGCCTGCCTTATCAAAACGTATTATCAAATACCGGGATGCTTTAGGAGGGTTTCGAGCATTAGAACAAGTACATGAAGTATATGGACTGGATTCTTTAGTTGTGCATGAATTGCTCAAATATGCCTATCTTTCAGAACGTATACCTGTTAAGACACTCCGAATTAATACAGCTTCTGTAGAGGAGATAGATGCTCATCCTTATATATCGCCAAAACTTGCGAAAATAATTGTTGCTTATAGACAACAGCATGGTGCCTATCATTCAGTAGCCGATCTGGAAAAGATTAAAATTTTAGATCAAACAACTCTACAAAAGATCATACCATATGTGAGTTTTGAGTAA
- a CDS encoding phosphoribosyltransferase family protein, with protein sequence MTVAPTLILDRKQVLQKIKRIAYEIYEDNANEQEVILAGIYDKGFRFAQLLQEQLKSISPLAVHLVKIDLEKLSPIQSEIQLDCEESFLKDKSIVLLDDVLNTGRTLAHSLKPFLQIPVKKIRVAVIVNRSHTLFPIAADFVGYALSTTIQEHIDVNLDDSDKLGVYLS encoded by the coding sequence ATGACAGTTGCTCCTACATTAATTCTCGATAGAAAACAGGTTCTACAGAAAATCAAGCGGATTGCATATGAGATTTATGAAGATAATGCCAATGAGCAAGAGGTGATTCTCGCTGGAATTTATGATAAAGGCTTTCGGTTTGCTCAGTTACTTCAGGAACAATTAAAGTCTATCTCACCTTTGGCTGTACATTTGGTGAAAATTGACCTTGAGAAACTCTCACCTATACAAAGTGAAATACAACTAGATTGTGAAGAAAGCTTTCTAAAAGATAAAAGTATTGTTTTGTTGGATGATGTACTTAATACCGGACGCACATTAGCACATAGCTTAAAGCCCTTTCTCCAAATTCCTGTAAAAAAAATCCGGGTAGCTGTTATTGTTAATAGAAGCCATACCCTATTTCCTATTGCGGCTGATTTTGTAGGCTATGCGTTATCTACTACTATTCAGGAACATATTGATGTAAATCTGGATGATTCAGATAAGTTAGGGGTTTATCTGAGTTAA